AATAGATAAAAGATGATGGAGATGTCGAATAGAgggagggagagggagagagagagaaagagaaagtggTGAGGAATGGAGTAGAGGAGAATGAGAAAGTGATGGTGGCTATAGTAGAGGAAGGAGATAGAGAGAAAGAAGGAAGGGAGGGATGGAATAAACAAAGGAACATGGGAATAAGTGGTGGTGGCTATGGTGGTAAATGAGGGAGGGAGGAAGAGAGGAAATAGACAAAGAAACATGCAGAGAAGGAGAAAATGGCGGGACAATGGTGGTAGAGGAGGGAGAGAGAAAAATAGTGGAAGGGAGGGAAGGATGCAGAGGAAAAAAGAGATTGTACTATGCTATGTTTCTGACTATACTATACATGTGTGTAAAGTAGTATAAATTTACAATCGTGATTATAgaatatgatataaaatttacaaaatatatgtttgttttgaaattttcaaaacatactatatgtaaaagaaaatttatgtttttatcatgTTAACTACAAAGTTCAATAGTTGCTTTAACAGAAATTAAAAgcaattaaaaatagaaagagaAAACATGTTTGTGAGaagagtaaaaaataaaaaaaaaatgaaaaaatcagaaaaatgcATGTCAAGGACAATATGgcaattattatataaatatcatagCCCTTCTTTTGTTATGTGTATATACTTGGTTTAATTCCTACAATGGTTATGATTCCATATTTCccttatttaatttatttagttaaaatcTTAAAAGGCAgatatgatgcaaacagaaaccGAGAAATCTCAGTGTTtccttgtttttatttatttttgtcttgGAAAGGAATGAAACTCTTGTATCTTCCTCtttcaaagcaaaaaaaaaaagatttgaaagaTGAGTACATATGTAAATGATGGGTTTAATGGGGAAGGATGTAGGCCTTGAAGGAGAATAAGCCCAACATGACCTCTTACCCATATGCATTGAGAAACAACATGACGTCTAACTTGAGATGTGATCTAACATGCATTTTACAAAGAGACACAAGTTAGATTTAGTTCGGAACTTCGGATCCTTACTTGAAGATGGCAAAGAAAGTCAGAAACCTGTGGTCCGTCTACAGGTACGAACATGGCCGGATTTGGGCATAGACAAGTGAAACATTGGTCTTGACCACCAaaaattttggaaatattttacATAGGTATAGGTTCCcaaattttggaatttttttttttactaaagttCTTTAAGAAATGTTTCAAGTCTCCAAATTCCCAACCAAGTTCTCAGATCCGCCGGTAGGTACGAAACGACGCCGTTTTCTCTATACACAAAGCGGTGATGTGACTATTGCACGTTTTACAATCCTTACTGCAGGATGggttattatatataacataacaATGTCTTTGACAAGGGAAAAGGCTTTTTACAATCCTTACTATCTCTCAAGTTATTGGAAAGTTGAGAAGTATAAGTTGGTTAAAGGAGATAGTGGATGCTCAAGTTTTTCTTCTTGGAGGCAGATCTTTTTGCTCTCTGGTGGGTTTATCTTTCAAGCTTTTATTCATCCTGAGCATTTTGCATGTTGTTTGATGAATTGTCAGCTGATGATGAAATCTTGCTTGTCAAGGTATCTACTTAAGGAAGAGAATGCTGAGTGGATTATCTATGTTCGCGGGTTCTAGGAAACAACTGCACTTTGATTTGGTGTTCAAAGTAagttttatgtaaattttattgTCTTTAATTTTAACCTCAAGCTGTGATTTTGCTCTCAATCTAGCCATAAAGAAGAGCCGGTTGGCTTCAAGAAAATCACAAAGACCTATCCTAAAGCGAGTTGTTTTTGGTTTTCGTCTGTGGACCAGATCACAGACCATAAAGAACTTGGGATTCACAAGATGTCTGTTTAGTTGATATCCTAGATGAGGTCAAGGCTCGCAGTAAAACTGTCCTGATTGTGAGCGGTAACAATGGCTAGTTGATTTCCTAGTTGACAAGCCGTCTCTTCCTATGGGAAGCCATAGTTATGTGGAAATGCTTCCACCAATTATAGGAATCACTAAAGCTTTGATACGTACAACTAACTACACAATAAAAAGGCCAAAAAGTGTATAAACAAGTCTAGTTTTAACTCTTCTTACACAGGTAAAGACACTGAAATCTCTTAAAGACTTAAAAAGACTTAAGATTaacttttatcaaaaaaaaaaaagacttaagATTAAGGTGATGTTTTGGGGGATTATGTTACTgtgaaactgattttttttttgtatcgtAAAAAGggttaaaaaaaacttttgaaagACTAATGTTTCTCTGATATCTAACATCATCTTCTGGCTAGACAAGAGAGGACAGAAGGTGTTCTTGTGGCTTTCTTGGAGATTGTAGCTTTAGGGCAATAAACCCTTTTGTAGCTTTGATCTATTATTCCTCCAGTGCTCTTCGCCTTTCTTCTTGCTCCatagtttctatttttaaaaccTCTCTTCACAAGATCTTCAAGACTTTTAGCATTTGCTAGTGATGTGAATGATTGAGATTTTCCTTCATAAAACTTTGACAATCCTCTCCTGCAAAAATAGTAAACAACTTTTGTTAGAAACAAAGATCTTGAGCTGAAAAATCTTTATATTCATTCATCATTAGGTATTAAAACCCCAAAatgttaaaagaaataatatgatCAAAGAATGTTTTCTTACTTGATTGGAAGGTGTGACATGAGGTCAGAGAGATCTTCAAGAGGTCCAtttgaagaagacgaagaagcatcatcatcattatcctCTGTTAAATAAGATGAAGAACACATGGAAGATAATGAACAAGATGATGAATCTTCCTCGGAGAATGTTTCAGTTGCTAACATCGATCTTGAAACTCCTTCCACAATGTTTTCTTCTACTTCGGTCCTCCTTGAGTCTTCATAGATCATGTTGCCCATTTGCTTCAGATTCAGATTGAAATGAAGAGTCATCTTTGAAATGAAGATCAaactcaaaataataataaggatTCTTGAAACAGGAAAAAAAGACAGAACACAGAAACATGAGTTCTGTTTACGGATAAACGTCTACGTTTATATATAGGGATCATGTGAAGAGGTTCcagttatatttaaaatttaaaagaaaaagaaaaaggataaATATATGTGTGGGCATTACTTACGTGCAAGCCGTGGATAACGTTGAcccttttatttaattttcacatctatttccaaatatttgtttttccttttttttcttgttatgaTCGTTATCTATAATCTGTCACATATGTTAATTGCTATTATTGTGTTTCTTATATGCGGTTCTCATTCTATGGGCCGTCACTTTCATATCCCACTTTTgtgttcttttattttattttattgtaacgCACTTTATTCTTTAATTTGTCATTTATGAGGTAATATTCATTTTATATCAGTACAATCATTTCAaataccaaatatttttttttgtaactaaaaaatACCAAATATTGGTTCTTTGTAATGTGAAAGATGATCATAAAATAGTTATAGAAtcctttataatttatatactagatataaacaataaaataaagttgGTTTGTAACTATATAATGCTTTCTTTGTTTCAAAATGCAAGTAGTTTAAgtaaaacattaatattataaaatttgttactttacaaatattgttttattataaaatatctgtataatttaattagttattacagtatctaataaatattaaattatattaaactatttatattttgaaacagaaaaaACATTTACAACTATTGATATACGGTTTAGAAGATTTGTTTAGGAGTGTTCAATTTCCCATGATAGCTGTTACTAGGCAAGAGGATAAGACCCATTCTTTTAAAACATATCCGAATCATGTCCTAGTCACCCCTATCGTTAccctttttaaaattaattttcttgattcTGTCAATTGGACCGAAACTattagaaatagaaaaataactTAGATATATcctcaaaataaattatattttatgtctATTGATATATACGCTAAATCgccaaaacaaataatacatttttattgcaatgctgatttttcaaaatttaaggaTATCGGCATTAGTTGAATTTTCCAgtgattttttcttaaaaccCATCCAGATACTGAACTAGACGATTTACTGGGCCACTTAAACATCAAATCGACCGCAGATAAACTAcagattaatatataaattaattttattatataataatatattagttatgaaaataaaaactaaatttaatattttctaaatactgtttaaaacaaaaaataatagtttggatatgtataccttttatgtttaaaaaactttagaaaattcttttactttttatattttattttcatttgatataaaaaataccaaaaaatagtttagactatttgTTACTCAACAAAAAGTTTagactattaaaaaaatatttgtaactaGTTAAGAGTTATGATATCTAAAAAAGTCaagaataaaattcataaatatttatatctaatgtgaataataaattagacttcaaatccaaaacaaaccaaaaataaaatatcattgtaataaatggtcaataacaaaaataaactaacaactaaatcacatcaactaattttgattttctcTATCATAGTTCACTTCATTTTCTTCTCGTGGCATAGTGAAAtctttatcaaaatttaaaagtcACAAATTAAATAGTGTAATTGGTATTATGTATGATTAAAAATCAGAAAGTTTAATCTAAATTGTAAAACttcaacaaaataatatacacaGGATTTAGAACACGTAAAATCTAGTACcacatatttataataaataaaataatcaaaaagcaaaaaagaagaagaaaaaagaaatacaaaatcaGTAAAGGtcaggagaagaagagagagacagcaaaaaaaaaactaaaaaaactaaactttttaattggaaatttaaaagataaaataaaatctaaacacataataaaaaaatttcaaaaatttatctattggttcaaccggtaccgGATTTCGGGTTTTGGTGGGTTTTTacggatttttaaattttgggtttttcagAAAATCCAAACCAAATTTATCTCAGATTACAAaatttaccggttcaaccgtaggtttcggatcgggtttcaaaacactgcaCCAAACTAAACTATAGAGAAAGATAAATAAGAGATAATTTCGATTTTGAAAAGAGTCTAATAAATGTTTGAGATATTGTACTTGAacataataacattttattaatataaatttatttttaaattgaggCTTTCTATCATTAATCTAAATTTCTTGAAGTATTAAAATTTATCATCTAAAAACTCTAGtgtgaatctcaaaaaaaaactctagtgAATCTATCATTAAACCTCAAAGATATCAATTATCAATGATCATATCAATCATCGAGATTTTTACATTATGAATACTAAAGATGGGAAAAAAAACTGaatccgaagaaccgaaccgaatccgattcgaaaaaatagtattaaatccgaaccgaaattaattaaatatccgaatgggttcaaatttttggtatttaaagaaccgaaaccgaacctgatctgaaccgaaatatttcgggTACTCGAATATATCCGAACTATATTAATATACCTATATATTTTGACTATTTCTAGATTTTAACATacattaaaaatcatttaatatatatatatatataatacttttaaattatccaaaataattgaaaacatatacaaatagtcaaaagttcATGTCTAGAtatttaaagtatactcaaaacaccaaaaatacataaaatatttattgattctctatccaaatattcaaatcaaaccaatttatatgttaagttttgatattttgatatatgttattcaaatttatatgtaatatattattttctttatagatTATGTgaagtttaaagtatataatgagttttaaaatttcaaaaataatttaaatgggtaaTCCGactccgaacccgaaccgagatttagaaatacccgaatagGATTGAAATATTTGATCCTGAAAACTCGAAACTCGAATAGACCCGAAccaaaacccgaatggatacccaaACGCCCACCCTTAACGAATACACAATAACAAAATTCAAAGTAAAAACTCTGATACTTGAATATTCAGATTGCAAATTGAAAGTTTAGGAATGTAAAATAATTCTGACTCACGCATATATATGGATCCTCCgtacttattttttaaatttccttttaggtttaaaaaaaaaataaaaggcaaagcaaagaaagagaaaaaactataaaatgattttagatAGCCTTTCAAAAAAGATATTAATGAATTACACCCTTTAAATAAttggaagaaaaataaaagaaaaagacaaataatGATTTTTCCACGTCAAATTAAGATTTAGGAAATTAACCTTTACTGCATTTCGACAATATTTTTCCCTTCATacgttataaataatttatttttaatagcgAAACATAATTTGACTAGGATTCTTAGTTAATTTCTTCTTCGCTTGTGCCCCAAGTTTTCCCTTCAGTATAATTAGAGACAGAAGTTAGGGTTTTCCAAACGGAGAGCGAAACTccatcaaacaaaaaaagatggaGGAACCGAGCATCTGTGAGTTGCCAGATGATTTGATCTTGAAGATATTCTCGCTGCTTCCGCTTTATAGAGAGAGCACTGCAACACATCTCTTAAGAAAATTACGAATGGAGGGTCCATGGAAACTAGTGCCGGATGTCatgtttgatgatgatgatgaatcatATGCGAGTTTTGTGACATTTATGAATTTTGTTTACGGATCGTTGTTGTTTAACAATGATCAAATTCTAGAGAGGTTGCATCTCATACTTAACCAGGACTATTCAGCTTCAGACATCAATATTTGGGTTAAACTTGCGGTTAAGCGGTCTGTGAG
This genomic stretch from Raphanus sativus cultivar WK10039 chromosome 3, ASM80110v3, whole genome shotgun sequence harbors:
- the LOC108846058 gene encoding protein OXIDATIVE STRESS 3, whose protein sequence is MTLHFNLNLKQMGNMIYEDSRRTEVEENIVEGVSRSMLATETFSEEDSSSCSLSSMCSSSYLTEDNDDDASSSSSNGPLEDLSDLMSHLPIKRGLSKFYEGKSQSFTSLANAKSLEDLVKRGFKNRNYGARRKAKSTGGIIDQSYKRVYCPKATISKKATRTPSVLSCLARR